In one window of Arachis ipaensis cultivar K30076 chromosome B06, Araip1.1, whole genome shotgun sequence DNA:
- the LOC107646678 gene encoding uncharacterized protein LOC107646678, producing MTITEYTSKFEELCRFSRICQEAPEDFAEWKCIKYEGGLRSDIQSFVAPMEIRVFSKLVNKRRVAEDCVRKAAAKKGGMRMPFQRTTGRNFAPRGKQFKRGGFVPQNNQRQGNSRRPNTSANQGRRQGKQPQSDMSCHRCGKYHSGPCRFGTGVYYSCGQPRHLPNSCPEKKRYETGRVQQPGRVYTTSSVGAEGSETLIRGNCEMAGKTLTALFDSGASHSFIAFEKADELGLKIVVLGYDLKVYNATHEAMVTRLGCPQVLFRIQQRDFVHNLICLPMTGLDLNLGLDWLSNNHVLLDCSAKTVYFMPEGTEGPVVVNNYYLNSMTMNCSGAECQGILLLAAGVSGDDQNLEQIPVVCEFPEVFPDDIDEFLPK from the coding sequence ATGACTATTACTGAGTACACCAGTAAGTTTGAAGAATTGTGCCGCTTCTCACGCATCTGTCAGGAAGCTCCTGAGGACTTTGCTGAGTGGAAGTGTATAAAGTATGAAGGAGGCCTTAGGAGTGACATTCAAAGCTTTGTGGCACCTATGGAGATTCGGGTGTTCTCTAAGCTGGTGAATAAGAGAAGGGTGGCTGAGGATTGTGTCAGAAAGGCTGCAGCAAAAAAAGGGGGTATGAGGATGCCATTCCAAAGGACCACAGGGAGAAATTTTGCACCCAGGGGCAAACAGTTTAAGCGTGGCGGCTTTGTCCCTCAAAACAATCAAAGGCAAGGCAACTCCAGGAGGCCTAATACCAGTGCTAATCAGGGAAGGAGACAGGGGAAGCAGCCACAATCGGATATGAGTTGCCACAGATGTGGGAAGTATCATTCAGGGCCATGCAGGTTTGGGACCGGAGTCTATTACTCCTGTGGGCAGCCGAGACACTTGCCTAATAGTTGCCCAGAGAAGAAGAGGTATGAGACAGGCAGAGTGCAGCAACCAGGAAGAGTATACACTACTTCTTCAGTAGGCGCTGAGGGGTCAGAGACATTGATCAGAGGTAACTGTGAGATGGCGGGTAAAACTTTGACTgctttgtttgattctggagCTTCAcactcttttattgcatttgagaaggctgatgagttaggattgaaaatAGTAGTACTGGGGTATGATTTAAAGGTGTATAATGCCACCCACGAGGCTATGGTGACTAGGTTAGGGTGCCCCCAAGTTCTTTTTCGAATACAACAGCGTGATTTCGTGCATAACTTAATTTGTTTGCcgatgactggtcttgatctcaatctgggattggactggttatccaaTAACCATGTTCTGCTGGATTGCTCTGCGAAAACAGTGTATTTTATGCCTGAAGGCACAGAAgggccggttgtggtgaataaCTACTACCTGAATTCCATGACGATGAACTGTTCTGGGGCCGAATGTCAAGGAATATTGTTGTTAGCTGCGGGTGTTTCGGGCGATGATCAGAACTTGGAACAAATCCCGGTTGTGTGTGAGTTTCCAGAGGTGTTCCCtgatgatattgatgaatttCTACCAAAATGA